AAATCCCAGCACTGAACCTTCGCCCGAATCGAACATATACGGTATATGCCGTCGGATTTGCTAAAAACCGTCCTGCATTAGAAGCGCTGATTTCCCAAGACCGTTAACAAAAAAAACCTTCCAAATTGGAAGGTTTTTTTATTCACTGCGCGAAATTAAACGTACGCGAATATCATCATTTTTTAAATCAAACTTTTGTACTTTTACAGCAAAATCACTCTCTAACTTCATCTGCTGTAACGCTACGTATACTGATTCATTCTTTGGATCGATTGTTACCCATTCTGGTAGCGCAAAATTATTATTTACGTATCGAAGCACTGTGCGGACAGGCAGCTGCAGCTTTCCAACAGAAAGTGACTGCTGTTCAAGCACAATATCTCCATTTTTTTGTACGATCGGATCAAATGTCATTCGAATATTAATATCATCGCCGAATACTTGAATCGTTCCGTCTACTCTTACTACATCGGTAAGAGTAATTTTGTAGTTAAGCGGCTGATTCTTAAATTCTTTTTTTAAATATTTATCAATCAGTACATTTAAGTCCGCTTTTTTAGCCAAAATAGTTAGTTCTGCGTCTCCTTCTACTTTTTCAGAGGGAGTTGGATTGACCTTGTCAACCGGTTGAAAAATAAACGCAATAATAAGGATAGCCCCTAGAACATTAATCCCTAATAACGCGATAAATAGGGTTTTCCACTTCTTCATATAACAATCTCCTTACTCGTTCCCACTCTCTTTCGTGTTTTTCTCTTTTTCATCAGATGTAACTTCTTCTGCTGTTTCCTTTTTCTGGTCTCCAACGAGAGGATCTTCTTCCTCCATTGATTTACTAATGCGCTCAGCCATTAGTTTGTACCCTTTTTTATTAGGGTGAAACTCGTCTTTCCCTAATAAATTTACGTCAGAATCATAAAAAATATCATCAATTTTTACATAACTTACATTATCATATTGAGAAGCAATTTTCTCGCTTGCCGCATTCCATTCATTAATAACGACATTAATTTCTTTCACATCACTTAACGATTTAAAGAATGGATTATAAAAACCGATTAAATAAATATGGGCATTAGGATTAAGCTTACGTATGCGTGAAAACACGTCATTTAGACGTTTTTCATATTTTGACTGCTGTGATTCAAACGTCTTAATTGAGATATTGTAAAAGTAATCCCTTACCACTTTCATCACGTCATTGCCGCCAATCGTCAAGAAAACGATGTCTGCTCTTGATACTTCAGCTGCTACTCCCGGCTGATTTAACCTCGCTAATAGCTGATCCGTCCGGTTTCCTCTTTTGCCTAGATTCTCTGTTCGTACATTTTGCACTTCATTTTGTTTAGAAAGGTATTTAGTTAAGTATGGTACATAACCGCCTTTTTTAGACTCATCTCCTACTCCTTCAGTTAATGAGTCGCCAATGGCTACAATATCTAAATCTACAGGGAAAAAGCCTTTCGGAATATGCTTTTTAGGTGTTAAATCCACTTCTTTCTGAACGGCTTCTTCTTTATTGTCCGTTGGCAAAAAAGTCGTCGTCGAACAGCTCGCTAACACCACCGCACTCATACTGCTTATCACTATACTTTTCCATTTTCTCATCATAACACCTACTAACTATGCTGTATTCTCGCTGTCACAAGCAATACTGCTTACCGCTCTGAATAACTATATCTTTATATCTTATCATACTATGTCAAGTTGATATTTTACTACGTTTCTTATATATAGTATATGTAAAAAAAAGGATAAGCATGTTTCTTTCATAAAAATATCCGCTCACACATCGCTGTAAAGATAGCTGTGTTTGGCGGATAGATTTGACGATTTTATAGCTCTTACTGAAGGGTTTTAATATCTTTTATCATATCATCATAAGGAGGATCAGTCACTCCCTGATAAGATTTTTGAACCACTCCATCTTTGTCAATTAGAAAAAAATACGTACCGTGAATAACCTGCGGATCTTCTTGCGGCTTTTTCACAATCATCTTAAATTGATCCAGCGCAAACTTTTCAATTTCCGCTTGTTTATAGCCCGTTAAGAAATCCCAATTCGAAAAATCAGCGCCAAATTTAGTCGCATAGTCCTTCATTTTCTGAGGAGTGTCCACTTCAGGGTCTACGCTAAATGAAACAAAGCGAACGTCCAGACCTTCATCCTTAGCCATTTTTTGTAATTTAGCCATATGAGCCGTCATTGGGGGACATACGGTTTCGCAGCTTGTGAAGATAAAGTTAGCTACCCAAACGTTCCCTTTCAGCTGACTTAGCCCTACTTTCTTTTGATCTTGGTTAACATAAGAAAAAGAGTCCATCTTCCAATTAAGCGGATTTTCTATTTTGGAACCACAGGCTGTTAACATCATGCAACTAATAAGCAGTAAAAAAAACAATTTATAAGACCAGCTTTTCATATGTTCCTCCTGCACGGTTAAAGTTTAGTCATAGCTAGGGAAAATCAAGATAAACGTTGAACCTTTTCCTGGTATGCTTTCCACTTCAATTCTTCCATTCATTTGTTCCACCAGTTGATAAGAAACCATCAGACCAATCCCTGTTCCTTTTTCTTTTAAAGAATAAAACGCTGTTCCTAGCCGGTTCACTTGTTCACTGGTCATGCCTATACCAGTATCTTCAATTTGAATATGTACATGCCCTTCTCGCTTGTAAAGCCCCACTCGAAGCGTTCCCCCAGCTCTCATGGCTTCAATTCCATTTTTCATAATATTAAGCAGAACTTGATTCAATTCGTTTCGGCTGCCGCGAACATACATCTCTTCTTTTGCGTCTAATTCTATGAGTATATTGTTTGTTAATAAAGCATAAGAAGATAATAAATCTACTAAGCTTGTAATACACTCCAAGCAGTTAATAAAACGATGCTGGTGAACATCCGGCTTGGCTAACGATAAATAGTCATGAATAATCGCTTCTGCTCTGTCCATTTCATTAATCATAAGATGAATGTAACTTAATTCAGTGTTTGAAAGCTTTGTGTTATCTTGAAACAGCTGCAAAAACCCTTTTACCACCGTCATAGGATTTCGAATTTCATGCGCTACAGAAGCAGCTAATTGGCCAATTGCATTCATTTTCTCCGCTCGCTGCAATTCCTTTTGCATCCTCGTTTTTTCCATAATAACTTCCAATTCATCAATCGCTTTGGTAATTCCGTCTTTTGTATGACTGAGATCTGTTTCTACATTCAGGTGTTCTTTTGTTACTGACACTTGATGAAAAAGCTGCTGCAGCCGCTCGGTCATTTCATTAAATCTTGTGTGTACATTCCCTAACTCAGAATCATCTTCGTGTGTCAGCTTCACATCAAATTTCCCTTGACTCACCGCTTGAATTCCTTCTATTAATTCCCCAAGGGGCGACATTAATCGCCTTAGTCCCCAGTCTTGAATCACAATAATGAAGGTAAACAGAAGCGTAAACGCAACGACCAAAGACACAATTAAACGTTTTTGATAGATATAGATAGCGCTTGCATCTACATCTACACCAAGAATAGCCACAACTTTTCCAGAGCTGTTTGTAATAGGCGATAAAACGGTTATCCACGTCCCGAATTCGTCTTTGTATGTAGATGTTACGATATTTTTCTTTTTTCGTTCTGCTTCCTTAAATGATTTGTAAAATTCTTCTCCCCCATAATAAATCATGGACGGCTCTAGCGATTGCTTAATTTTCTTATTCGCTGTTACGATAATCTTATTTCCATGCGATTTGAATTTTTCGGTCGTCATAATATATCCCTGCAAGTACGACGGATGCAATTCATAAATCTTTCTGAACTGCTTTTCTAGCTCGTCTTTTTCAGGAATCGGCCCGTTCCTTGAATCCACTGCTGCTATTACGTCTTGTTTAGATAAAGACTCCCTCCATAAATCGGCCATAATTAACACATGCTGCGTTAACGTCTCTTTTGCCATTTTTTTTTGAACTTGATAGCTAATGGCTAAAGAAATGACTCCAAGGGCAACTACAATTAAAGTAGAAAATAAAACCGTTTTGTTAAACACACTCAAATTTCGAATATATTTTTTCATCGGTATACTCCGGATTCAAAAGAATAGTAACCAGCACAGCATTCGCTGGTAGAAAGTTGATTCTATTATATCACACGTTCGTCCACTTCTCTTTCTCCTTTTTCCAAAAAAGAGAAAGCCAAAAAAGTGACTTGCAAAAAGCAACTCACTTTATTCAGCAAAATACATAAAACCAATTGCACCAATACCCGTATGCGTCGAGATAATAGGCGTCGTATCTTCAATCGAAAATTGCGTATAGCCTCTTGCCTTCACGATTGATTCTTTTAGCTTAGAAGCGAGCCCAAGTCCATCTGCATGTACAAGCCCTACTCCTTTAATACTTTTTCCTTCTGTATGCTCTTCGAACTGCTTCGTTAAAAACTTAACAATTTGAGAATGACTGCGCACTTTAGCAACAGGAGTATATACTCCGTCAGCTAGGGAAGCAATTGGCTTAATATTTAAAAGAGAACCGATTAGCCCTTTTCCACGTCCAATACGTCCACCTTTAACCAAATTTTCAAGCGTATCGACTACGACAAAAAGATTCGTATTTTGACGCACCTCTTCCAAGCGCGCGACAATTTCTTCTACCGTATGCCCCTCTTCAATCATTTTCACCGCTTCAAAGACTTGAAACGAAAGAGCTTTTGTAATGTACATAGAATCGACAACGGTGATATTTCCTTCTACCATTTGAGCCGCGCTTTCAGCTGCTCGAACGGTTCCGCTCATTCCTCCAGTCATATGAATGGAAATGACGTCATACCCTTCACTCACTAATCGTTCATATACTTCAACAAAAGAACCAATAGCCGGCTGAGAGCTTTTTGGTAATTCTTTTGAATTTTTCATTTTTTCAATAAAATCTGTCGGCGTTAATTCCACGCGATCCAAATATGTTTCATTATCAATATTAATACATAAAGGTATCATCTCAATACCGTATTTTTCAGCTTCTTCCAACGTTAAATCAATTGTTGAATCCGTTACCACTTTAATTTTCGACATGTGTTCACCCCTATAAGATGCATTGCAGACTAGTATAACATGAACGCTTACAACAATATAGTTATAATAGAATGCAAGTTTTGCTAATTCGTAAAATGCATGTTCAACCTTTTAGATCAACAAAAAAAGTTGACTCTGCTGAAATATTCAGAAAAGTCAACTTTTACGTTTATGCATTATGCTTTAATACATGAGACTTAAAGAGCTGTTCGTAATCTTTCCATTTCAGCACGCGTTTTAAATATTCT
The genomic region above belongs to Priestia megaterium and contains:
- a CDS encoding YpmS family protein is translated as MKKWKTLFIALLGINVLGAILIIAFIFQPVDKVNPTPSEKVEGDAELTILAKKADLNVLIDKYLKKEFKNQPLNYKITLTDVVRVDGTIQVFGDDINIRMTFDPIVQKNGDIVLEQQSLSVGKLQLPVRTVLRYVNNNFALPEWVTIDPKNESVYVALQQMKLESDFAVKVQKFDLKNDDIRVRLISRSE
- a CDS encoding SGNH/GDSL hydrolase family protein; the protein is MRKWKSIVISSMSAVVLASCSTTTFLPTDNKEEAVQKEVDLTPKKHIPKGFFPVDLDIVAIGDSLTEGVGDESKKGGYVPYLTKYLSKQNEVQNVRTENLGKRGNRTDQLLARLNQPGVAAEVSRADIVFLTIGGNDVMKVVRDYFYNISIKTFESQQSKYEKRLNDVFSRIRKLNPNAHIYLIGFYNPFFKSLSDVKEINVVINEWNAASEKIASQYDNVSYVKIDDIFYDSDVNLLGKDEFHPNKKGYKLMAERISKSMEEEDPLVGDQKKETAEEVTSDEKEKNTKESGNE
- a CDS encoding SCO family protein; its protein translation is MKSWSYKLFFLLLISCMMLTACGSKIENPLNWKMDSFSYVNQDQKKVGLSQLKGNVWVANFIFTSCETVCPPMTAHMAKLQKMAKDEGLDVRFVSFSVDPEVDTPQKMKDYATKFGADFSNWDFLTGYKQAEIEKFALDQFKMIVKKPQEDPQVIHGTYFFLIDKDGVVQKSYQGVTDPPYDDMIKDIKTLQ
- a CDS encoding ATP-binding protein; this translates as MKKYIRNLSVFNKTVLFSTLIVVALGVISLAISYQVQKKMAKETLTQHVLIMADLWRESLSKQDVIAAVDSRNGPIPEKDELEKQFRKIYELHPSYLQGYIMTTEKFKSHGNKIIVTANKKIKQSLEPSMIYYGGEEFYKSFKEAERKKKNIVTSTYKDEFGTWITVLSPITNSSGKVVAILGVDVDASAIYIYQKRLIVSLVVAFTLLFTFIIVIQDWGLRRLMSPLGELIEGIQAVSQGKFDVKLTHEDDSELGNVHTRFNEMTERLQQLFHQVSVTKEHLNVETDLSHTKDGITKAIDELEVIMEKTRMQKELQRAEKMNAIGQLAASVAHEIRNPMTVVKGFLQLFQDNTKLSNTELSYIHLMINEMDRAEAIIHDYLSLAKPDVHQHRFINCLECITSLVDLLSSYALLTNNILIELDAKEEMYVRGSRNELNQVLLNIMKNGIEAMRAGGTLRVGLYKREGHVHIQIEDTGIGMTSEQVNRLGTAFYSLKEKGTGIGLMVSYQLVEQMNGRIEVESIPGKGSTFILIFPSYD
- a CDS encoding DegV family protein; this translates as MSKIKVVTDSTIDLTLEEAEKYGIEMIPLCINIDNETYLDRVELTPTDFIEKMKNSKELPKSSQPAIGSFVEVYERLVSEGYDVISIHMTGGMSGTVRAAESAAQMVEGNITVVDSMYITKALSFQVFEAVKMIEEGHTVEEIVARLEEVRQNTNLFVVVDTLENLVKGGRIGRGKGLIGSLLNIKPIASLADGVYTPVAKVRSHSQIVKFLTKQFEEHTEGKSIKGVGLVHADGLGLASKLKESIVKARGYTQFSIEDTTPIISTHTGIGAIGFMYFAE